The following nucleotide sequence is from Agromyces sp. SYSU T00194.
GTACCTCGACCTGCAGCCGGCGATCACGGATGCCCCGGACGCGCGCGAGGTGCCCGCCGGCGGCGCCGTGGGCAGCGTCGAGTTCGACCACGTGTCCTTCGCGTACCCGGATGCCCCGGAGAGCGCGCCGCCCACGATCGACGACGTGTCGTTCCGCATCGAGCCGGGGCAGTTCGCGGCGTTCGTCGGGCCCTCGGGGGCGGGCAAGACCACGATCTCCTACCTCGTGCCGCGCCTCTACGACGCGGCCGGAGGCGCCGTGCGCTTCGCCGGCGAGGACGTGCGCGACCTGCGCGCGGGCTCCCTGCTGTCGCACATCGGCATCGTCAGCCAGGAGACCTACCTGTTCCACGCGTCGATCGCCGACAACCTGCGGTACGCGAAGCCGGATGCGACGGACGCCGAGCTCGAGCGCGCGGCACGCGCCGCGAACATGCACGAGACGATCACGTCGTTCCCCGACGGGTACGACACGCTCGTGGGGGAGCGCGGCTATCGGCTCTCCGGCGGCGAGAAGCAGCGCATCGCGATCGCGCGCGTGCTGCTGAAGGACCCCGAGGTGCTCGTGCTCGACGAGGCCACGAGCGCGCTCGACACGATCTCGGAACGCGTCGTGCAGGACGCGCTCGACGATGCCGCCCGGGGGAGGACCACCATCGCGATCGCGCACCGGCTCTCGACGATCGTCGCCGCCGACGTGATCTTCGTGATCGTGGGCGGGCGCATCGTGGAGCGGGGCACCCACGCCGACCTGCTCGCGGCGGACGGGGTCTACGCGCGGCTGTACGCGCAGCAGGCCGAGCGCGCGCCGGTCGCCGACTGAGCCCGACACGCCCCGCCGGTCGCGGGATGATCGCGTCGGCCTCTCTGCCGGAGTAGCGTGCACCCGAGCGCGCACGCGCGCGCGAGGAGAAGGGGGACTCCATGTCAGATCCACGACCCGAGCAGCCGGTCGCGTCCACGCCGCTCGAGCACACGCCGAGCGAGGCACCCGCCGGTCCGTCGACGTTCGCGACGCTCGCCGCCGAGTTCTTCGGCACGTTCGTGCTGGTGCTCGGCCTCATCAGCGCGGCGCTGTTCGCCTCGGACTTCGGCGTCGGCGACAACGGCAGCTCGCTCGGCGTCGGCTTCGTCGGCGTGGCGTTCGCGGTCGGGCTCGCCATCATGGCGGGTGCCTACACGTTCGGCCCGATCTCGGGCGGGCACTTCAACCCCGCCGTGACGCTCGGGCTGGCGGCAGCGGGCCGCTTCCCGTGGCGCGACACCGGCGGCTACGTCGTCGCGCAGGTGCTGGGCGGCGCGGCCGCGACGAGCATCATCGCCCTCATCGGCTCGTCGCAGGGCGGCTGGTTCGAGGCAGCCCGTGAGGGCGGGTTCGCGAGCAACGGCTGGGACGCGCTCTCGCCGGGCGGGTTCGGCATCGCCGGGGCGATCGTCGTCGAGATCGTGTTCACCGCCCTGCTCGTCGCGGTCGTGATCGGGGTCACCCACCCCAGCCGCGGCAATCCCGCGTTCGCGGGGCTCGTGATCGGCCTCACGGTCACGCTCATCCACCTCGCGACCATCCCGATCGACAACACGTCGGTGAACCCGGCCCGCTCGATCGCGACCGCGATCTACGGCGGCGGCGACGCGCTCGCGATGCTCTGGGCGTTCATCGTGTTCCCGATCGTGGGCGCACTGCTCGCGGGCTTCACCTTCCGGGCGCTCTTCGACGGCACCCGGCGCTAAGACCCGGCATCGCCGCGCGGCGGACCCGTCAGACCTCGACGGGGCCGCCGCGCGCGTCGAGCAACTCCGTCATCAGCGCGATCTCGGCCGACTGGCTGTCGATGATCGCCTGCGCGAGGCTCGTGACGACCGGGTGGGTCGAGCGCGCGAGCAGCGCCTCCGACATCTCCAGCGCGCCCTCGTGATGGCGGATCATCAGGGTGAGGAACATCCGCTCGGCCTCGACGCCCTCGGCGGCGCGCAGCGCCTCGACCTGTGCGTAGGTCGCGAGCCCGGGCATCGGGTCGCCCGGGGTGTGCGCGCTCGCGTCGTGGTCGGCGTGCTCGCCCCCGGCGCCCGCGAGCGCGGGCCGGGTCATCCAGGTCATCTGCGGCTCGCTGCCGGCCTGCGGCAGCCCCCACTCCTCGAGCCAGCCGTACATCTGGCCGGCCTGCTGGGCCTGCGCGGTCGCCATGTCGTAGCCCAGGCGACGGATGTCGGGATCGTCGCTGCCGTCGCGGATGATCATCGCGAGTTCGACGCCCTGCAGGTGGTGCACCTGCATGTCGCGGGCGAACCCGGCCTCCGCGCTGACCGTCGTCGGGTCGGCCTGTCCGAGCGTCGAGAGGCGCCCGAGCGAGAACGCGACCGCCACGAGGGCGATCACCGCGAGCGCGCCGATGAGCAGGGCGCCGACGCGTCCGGCGGGTCCGCGTCGGGCGGGCGCCGGGGGCTCGCCGGGCACCGCGCCGGCGGGCGCCGGGTCGGCGTCGGGAGCCTGCCCGGCGGCATCCGCCGCCATCAGGACTCGCGACCGGGGGCGTCCACGCCGCCGGTGCAGAGCGCGCCCGGCTCGGGCACGAGGTCGCTGCGCCAGTACTCCTCGAGGTACTGCGCGATGCGCTCGTCGTCGGCGGACTCGACCTGCAGCTGCGAGTTCCAGCCGCTCAGCACGATGGGGGAGGGCAGCCCCTCGAACGGCGACAGGATGACGTAGCTCGACGGCAGCAGCGACCGGAGGGTCGCGAGCTCGTCGTCGGCCAGCGACGGGTCGTAGGTGACCCAGACCGCGCCGTGCTCCATCGAGTGCACGGCGTTCTCGCTCGGCACCTGCTCGGAGTAGACGCCGCAGTTCAGCCAGGCGGGGTTGTGCTCGCCCCCGGCGGGCGGCGTCTGCGGGTAGTCGACGACGCCGTCGACGTGCAGCGACGTGTTGTCGAAGGTCTCGACGCCGTCGACCTCGGCGCCGGAGCCCCCGACCGAGTAGTTCGCCGGCTGCGGTGCGAGCACGATCGAGGTCACGACGACGCCCGCGATCGCGAGCGCCCCCACGATCGCGGCGCCGATGCCGAGTCGCCGGTTGCGCTTCGCGCGCGCCTGCTGGCGCTTGTACTCCTCGAGCTTCTTCGCCCGCTGGGCGGCGCGCTGCTGCTTGACGGTCGGCTTCTTGCCGGGCGGGGTCGCACTCACGGGTGTGCCTCTCTCGAACCTGGGGGTTGCTCCATTCGAACGTATCGGACCGGCGGAAATCTTCCCATGGGTCGCATCCGCAGCCCATTCACAGGCCGCGGGGCCGCTCGGATGGCACGCCGGCCGCGCGTCCGGCTAGAGTGGCTTCCGTGATCTCTTCGCTGTGTTGTCGCTGACGTCGCTCATCCCGCCGACCTCGGCATGACCCGACTGCTCGCCGCATCCGGCCCGCGCATCCGCAGCGCCCGGCGAGCCGACGTGAAGGACAGCACATGAAGTACGCAGAGACCATCGTCGACCTCGTCGGCGACACCCCGCTGGTGAAGCTCCAGCACGTCACCGACGGCATCGCCGCCACGGTGCTCGTGAAGCTGGAGTACTTCAACCCCGGCGGCTCGTCGAAGGACCGCATCGCGACCCGCATCATCGACGCGGCCGAGCGCGAGGGCAAGCTCGGCCCGGGCGGCACGATCGTCGAGCCCACGTCGGGCAACACGGGCGTGGGCCTGGCCCTGGTCGCCCAGCAGCGCGGCTACCGCTGCGTCTTCGTGCTGCCCGACAAGGTCGGCGAGGACAAGCGCAACGTGCTCACGGCGTACGGCGCGGAGGTGGTCGTGACCCCGACGGCGGTCGCGCCCGACAGCCCGGAGTCGTACTACTCGGTGAGCGATCGGCTCGCCCGCGAGATCCCCGGCGCGTTCAAGCCCAACCAGTACGCCAACCCGAACGGCCCGCGCTCGCACTACGAGACCACGGGCCCCGAGATCTGGCGCGACACCGACGGCGGCATCACCCACTTCGTCGCGGGCGTCGGCACCGGCGGCACGATCACCGGCACCGGGCGCTACCTGCGCGAGGTGTCGGGCGACACGGTGCGCATCATCGGCGCGGACCCCGAGGGATCGGTCTACTCGGGCGGCACCGGCCGGCCGTACCTGGTCGAGGGCGTCGGCGAGGACTTCTGGCCCGACGCGTACGACCCGTCGGTGCCGCACGAGATCATCGCGGTCTCCGACGCCGAGGCGTTCGACATGACCCGTCGGCTCGCGCGCGAGGAGGGCATCCTCGTCGGCGGGTCGAGCGGCATGGCGGTCGTGGCGGCGCTGAAGGCCGCGGCATCCGCCCCGCCCGAGTCGGTGTTCGTCGTGCTGCTGCCCGACGGCGGCCGCGGCTACCTCGGCAAGATCTTCAACGACAAGTGGCTGCGCGCGTACGGCTTCTCGAACGCGCCCGCCGGCCACACCGTCGCCAACGTGCTCGCCGCCAAGTCGGGACACACGCCCGACCTGGTGTTCTCGGCGCCGGACGACACGATCAAGGAGGCGATCGACCGGATGAACCGGACCGGCGTCTCGCAGCTGCTCGTGCTCACCGCCGAGCCGCCGGTCGTGCTCGGCGAGGTGGCCGGGGCGATCCACGACGACGAGCTGCTGGAGCTCGTCTTCTCGGGGCGCGCGAAGCTCACCGACAAGGTGTCGAGCGTGATCGGCCCGGCCCTGCCCCTGATCGGCGTGAACGAGCCGGTCGCCACCGCGCGGCACGCCTTCGGCGAGGCCCCCGCGATGCTCGTGACCGACGGCGGGCGCGTGCTCGGCGTGATCACGCGCTCCGACCTGCTGACCTACCTCAGCGCATGACCCCCCGCGCCCTGGCGCTCACCCCGCGATGTCGACCGTTTTCAGGAACGCGGCGGCCCGGGCATCCGATCTGCGCCTGAGATTCAGCCCACAGACTTGATTTCACGACCTCACAAGGACAATTGCCATGACTACTCCTGAAAACGGACACGCACCCCACGACATCAGCGAGCTCGGCTTCGCCACGCGCGCCGTGCACGCCGGCCAGGCCTTCGACCCCACGACCGGCGCGGTGATCCCGCCCGTGCACCTGACCACCACCTACGTGCAGGACGGCATCGGTGGCCTCCGCGGCGGCTACGAGTACTCGCGCGGCGGCAACCCGACGCGCACCGCGCTCGAGACCCAGCTCGCGGCCCTCGAGGGCGGCACGCACGGCCTGAGCTTCGCGTCCGGCCTCGCCGCGGAGGACGCCCTGCTGCGCGCCGTGCTCGCACCCGGCGACCACGTCGTGATCGGCAACGACGTCTACGGCGGCACGCACCGGCTCATCAACCGCATCCACGGCGCCTGGGGCATCCGCCACTCGACCATCGACACCAGCGACCTCGACGCCGTGCGCGCCGCGATCGAGCCGGCCACCAAGGTGCTCTGGATCGAGACCCCGTCGAACCCGCTCATGAAGATCTCGGACGTCGCCGCGCTCGCCGCGATCGGCCACGAGGCCGGCGCGCTGGTCGTCGTCGACAACACGTTCGCCTCGCCCGCGCTGCAGCAGCCGCTCGCGCTCGGCGCCGACGTCGTCGTGTACTCGACCACCAAGTACCTCGGCGGCCACTCCGACGTCGTCGGCGGCGCGCTCATCACGAGCGACGACGAGCTCGAGGCGAAGGTGCGGTTCATCCAGTTCGCCGCCGGCGCGGTCTCCGCCCCGTTCGATGCATTCCTCACCAGCCGCGGCATCAAGACGCTGGCGCTGCGGATGCGGCAGCACTCCGCGACCGCCCAGCAGATCGCCGAGACCGTGCTCGGCCACCCAGCGCTCACGCGCGTGCTCTACCCGGGCCTGCCGTCGCACCCGGGCCACGCGCTCGCCGCGTCGCAGATGTCGGGCTTCGGCGGCATGCTGACGCTCGACTTCGCGGGCGGGGCCGCCGCGGCGCGGTCGTTCGCCGAGTCGACCACCCTGTTCCAGCTGGCCGAGTCGCTCGGCGGCGTGGAGTCGCTCGTGAACTACCCGTCGGAGATGACCCACGCGTCGGTCAAGGGCACGCCCGCCGAGGTGCCCGAGTCCATCGTGCGGCTGTCGGTCGGCGTCGAGGAGACGGCCGACCTCGTCGCCGACGTCGTCGGCGCGCTCGATCGGCTGTAGCGGGCGAGCGGATGCCCCGAGCGACGAACGTCCCGGGGCATCCGCCCACCGGCCGACGCCCGTCCACCACGTCGGCCCGGATCGCCCGCGTCTCTGGCGGGTCGCGGGCCGGTGCGGTATGACGGTCACATGAGGGAAGATGCGGTCACGCGCTGGGTCGAGCGGTATCGCCGTGCGTGGATCTCGAACGACCCGGGTGACATCCGCTCGCTCTTCACCGAGCACGCGGAGTACACCAGCACGCCCGGCACCGAGCCGTACCGTGGTCACGAGGAGATCGTGTCGTGGTGGCTCGAGAACGCCGACGGCCCCGACGAGACGACCTTCACCTGGGAGCCGCTGCTGGTCGGCGACACCCGGGCGGTCATCGAGGGCCGCACCGTCTACCTGGGCGCGACCGCGTACCGCAACCTGTGGGTGATCGACCTCGCCCCCGACGGCCGGGCCACCGCGTTCACCGAGTGGTGGGTCGAGGAGGAGGACGTCGACCTCGACGAGGAGGACGGGCCGGGCGACCTCGGCGACGAGGACCTCGGCGACGAAAGCGACGACGACGACGAGTACGACGAGGACGACCTCGACGACCGGGACGACCTCGAC
It contains:
- a CDS encoding aquaporin; this encodes MSDPRPEQPVASTPLEHTPSEAPAGPSTFATLAAEFFGTFVLVLGLISAALFASDFGVGDNGSSLGVGFVGVAFAVGLAIMAGAYTFGPISGGHFNPAVTLGLAAAGRFPWRDTGGYVVAQVLGGAAATSIIALIGSSQGGWFEAAREGGFASNGWDALSPGGFGIAGAIVVEIVFTALLVAVVIGVTHPSRGNPAFAGLVIGLTVTLIHLATIPIDNTSVNPARSIATAIYGGGDALAMLWAFIVFPIVGALLAGFTFRALFDGTRR
- a CDS encoding DUF305 domain-containing protein gives rise to the protein MAADAAGQAPDADPAPAGAVPGEPPAPARRGPAGRVGALLIGALAVIALVAVAFSLGRLSTLGQADPTTVSAEAGFARDMQVHHLQGVELAMIIRDGSDDPDIRRLGYDMATAQAQQAGQMYGWLEEWGLPQAGSEPQMTWMTRPALAGAGGEHADHDASAHTPGDPMPGLATYAQVEALRAAEGVEAERMFLTLMIRHHEGALEMSEALLARSTHPVVTSLAQAIIDSQSAEIALMTELLDARGGPVEV
- a CDS encoding DUF3105 domain-containing protein, with product MSATPPGKKPTVKQQRAAQRAKKLEEYKRQQARAKRNRRLGIGAAIVGALAIAGVVVTSIVLAPQPANYSVGGSGAEVDGVETFDNTSLHVDGVVDYPQTPPAGGEHNPAWLNCGVYSEQVPSENAVHSMEHGAVWVTYDPSLADDELATLRSLLPSSYVILSPFEGLPSPIVLSGWNSQLQVESADDERIAQYLEEYWRSDLVPEPGALCTGGVDAPGRES
- a CDS encoding cystathionine beta-synthase, with the translated sequence MKYAETIVDLVGDTPLVKLQHVTDGIAATVLVKLEYFNPGGSSKDRIATRIIDAAEREGKLGPGGTIVEPTSGNTGVGLALVAQQRGYRCVFVLPDKVGEDKRNVLTAYGAEVVVTPTAVAPDSPESYYSVSDRLAREIPGAFKPNQYANPNGPRSHYETTGPEIWRDTDGGITHFVAGVGTGGTITGTGRYLREVSGDTVRIIGADPEGSVYSGGTGRPYLVEGVGEDFWPDAYDPSVPHEIIAVSDAEAFDMTRRLAREEGILVGGSSGMAVVAALKAAASAPPESVFVVLLPDGGRGYLGKIFNDKWLRAYGFSNAPAGHTVANVLAAKSGHTPDLVFSAPDDTIKEAIDRMNRTGVSQLLVLTAEPPVVLGEVAGAIHDDELLELVFSGRAKLTDKVSSVIGPALPLIGVNEPVATARHAFGEAPAMLVTDGGRVLGVITRSDLLTYLSA
- a CDS encoding cystathionine gamma-synthase, coding for MTTPENGHAPHDISELGFATRAVHAGQAFDPTTGAVIPPVHLTTTYVQDGIGGLRGGYEYSRGGNPTRTALETQLAALEGGTHGLSFASGLAAEDALLRAVLAPGDHVVIGNDVYGGTHRLINRIHGAWGIRHSTIDTSDLDAVRAAIEPATKVLWIETPSNPLMKISDVAALAAIGHEAGALVVVDNTFASPALQQPLALGADVVVYSTTKYLGGHSDVVGGALITSDDELEAKVRFIQFAAGAVSAPFDAFLTSRGIKTLALRMRQHSATAQQIAETVLGHPALTRVLYPGLPSHPGHALAASQMSGFGGMLTLDFAGGAAAARSFAESTTLFQLAESLGGVESLVNYPSEMTHASVKGTPAEVPESIVRLSVGVEETADLVADVVGALDRL
- a CDS encoding nuclear transport factor 2 family protein — translated: MREDAVTRWVERYRRAWISNDPGDIRSLFTEHAEYTSTPGTEPYRGHEEIVSWWLENADGPDETTFTWEPLLVGDTRAVIEGRTVYLGATAYRNLWVIDLAPDGRATAFTEWWVEEEDVDLDEEDGPGDLGDEDLGDESDDDDEYDEDDLDDRDDLDEDEGEDEDDEYDDWDDDEEEESETEADDDVDDVDDLDDDYDYDDDVDVDVDGEDAPDLPPAR